A single region of the Microtus ochrogaster isolate Prairie Vole_2 chromosome 2, MicOch1.0, whole genome shotgun sequence genome encodes:
- the C2H3orf30 gene encoding uncharacterized protein C3orf30 homolog: MDKPPQEAPEGSLNHENTDNGSEHAGVGLSEQTGGNASSQTANAGSGQTDQRTPEEASQLTEHRRTSQQADRRSSVQADRRTSEPPNQQSPSLLEGKASENIDDRVPLPSGGKASKKTDQGSWEYDEQTSPDPDDSKTSEKSQRQVYSHDDFLDEDDTDQHRFSEDNTRISHKTEKQADHRSYYKTLAQAENRALSDIGDNKEIKEADFKVQPCKFEESQTDIRSKVSTGEETESATTLQAYNLPDAEFTSNSQSSYEKLPSISTKGYYTSSQDKLQTTEVTTDTEFEQRKSSQRSSQTYRRRFPPIIFEDPYQVALRYMEKHNILQIFQVQEMIRYRDQRSSI, translated from the exons ATGGATAAGCCTCCACAAGAGGCTCCAGAAGGATCCTTGaaccatgaaaacacagacaatGGATCTGAACATGCTGGGGTTGGATTATCCGAGCAAACTGGCGGCAACGCATCCAGCCAAACTGCTAATGCCGGGTCTGGACAGACTGACCAAAGAACTCCTGAAGAGGCTTCTCAGTTGACTGAGCACAGAAGAACATCTCAGCAGGCTGACCGCAGATCATCTGTCCAGGCTGACAGAAGAACTTCTGAGCCCCCTAATCAGCAATCGCCCAGTTTGCTTGAGGGAAAAGCCTCTGAGAATATAGATGATCGAGTGCCGTTGCCCTCTGGTGGGAAAGCTTCTAAGAAGACTGACCAAGGATCTTGGGAGTATGATGAGCAGACTTCACCAGACCCAGACGACTCTAAGACCTCAGAAAAGAGTCAACGCCAAGTCTACAGCCACGATGATTTCCTGGATGAAGATGACACTGATCAACACAGGTTTAGTGAGGACAACACCCGAATTagccacaaaacagaaaaacaggctGACCACCGCTCATACTACAAAACACTTGCCCAGGCTGAGAACCGCGCATTATCTGACATTGGTGACAACAAAGAGATCAAAGAAGCTGACTTCAAAGTACAGCCTTGCAAATTTGAAGAGAGCCAAACGGACATCAGATCCAAGGTCTCAACTGGCGAGGAAACAGAAAGTGCAACCACTCTCCAAGCTTACAACCTACCTGATGCTGAATTCACCAGCAATTCCCAGTCCTCGTATGAAAAACTGCCCTCCATCAGCACAAAAGGGTACTACACCTCCAGCCAAGACAAACTGCAGACCACAGAAGTCACTACT GATACAGAATTTGAGCAAAGAAAGAGTTCTCAGAGATCGAGCCAAACTTACAGGAGGCGGTTCCCTCCAATCATTTTTGAAGACCCTTATCAAGTTGCACTCCGCTACATGGAAAAGCACAACATTCTTCAGATATTCCAG